In the Oikeobacillus pervagus genome, TTCTCCAAATTTAGACTTACTATTATAATGAATTTTCAGTTTATGATGAAGCTTTAATTTTTTGTGCTAATGCCCGACGATCTAGTTCCGTTTCAATGAGGCGTATAAATTCCGGGCTTAATTTCAGTTCTTTTGCTTTAAAATAAGATTCAATTAATAATTCATCAGATAATTTGCGCATTAGCCTTTCACCTCCAAATGAAACGTTCTTTTTTAAAAGAAACTGGCATATTATATAGTTTGTTCAGTTGTTGTATTATTACCATATCAAATATTATGAACTGGAACAAGCGTTCTCTTATCCACAAGATTAAGTGGATAAGTTGTGGTTAAGTTGTTTATAAATGGTAAATACCATTGGTTTAAAGGTGGGATAATGTGCATAAGGTTATCCACAACTGTTGGAATTAACGAAAATTTGTCGAAAATTTTTTGGGTAACTATGTAAAATATCATTTTTTGTCCTTTTTTGCATTTTTTATTTTTCTCAGCTATTTAGTTTTTTTGAAACGATGGATAAAATTAGATATGATAAAACGAAGTATAGCTGGAGTAATTGAGGTGTCTTGATTGTTGAAGAAATTTTTACCGAATGAACATGTCAAAAGTATTCTGGATATTCAACCAGAAGTTCTAATTAAAAAAGGAATTAAAGCCATTATTACAGATTTAGATAATACACTCGTCGAATGGGATCGTGCAGATGCTACACCGGCTCTGATAGAATGGTTTGAATATATGGCTAAGCACGGTATTCTCATTACCATTGTCTCGAATAACAATGAAGGAAGAGTTAGTTCTTTTTCTAAGCCTTTAAACCTGCCATATATTTTCCGAGCGCGTAAGCCATTGGGAAAAGCATTCCGAAAAGCAGTTCGCGATATGGGGATTAAGAAGGAAGAAGCCGTTGTGATTGGGGATCAATTATTAACTGATATATTAGGGGGAAATCGATCAGGGTTTTATACGATCTTAGTAACACCTGTTGCTCAAACTGATGGATTTTGGACAAGGATCAATCGGAAAGTTGAACGAGGGATCTTAAACTTTTTTAAACGCAGAGGTATGATTCAGTGGGAGGATTAAATGTGAGTAATGAAAATATTATGTGTATTGGCTGTGGCGTAGAGATCCAAACAACTAATAAAAATGGGCTTGGATATGCACCGCCATCATCACTTCAAAATGAACAGATTATTTGTCAAAGATGCTTTCGTTTGAAACATTATAATGAGGTTCAGGATGTTCCATTAACAGATGATGATTTCCTACACATTTTAAATACGTTAGGACAAACAGACAGTCTTATTGTGAAAATCGTTGACATTTTTGACTTTAATGGTAGTTGGTTACCAGGATTACATCGCTTTGTAGGGAAGAACCCAATATTATTAATTGGAAATAAAGTGGATTTATTACCGAAATCAGTAAAGCATACAAAGTTAATAAATTGGATGAAACAAGAGGCGAAGAAGCTTGGCTTAAAGCCGATTGATGTCATGCTAGTAAGTGCATCTAAAGGAAATTTTATTAAGGAAGCGTTAGAGGCGATTGAAAGCTACCGAAACGGAAAAGATGTATATGTAGTTGGTTGTACAAATGTTGGAAAATCAACTTTTATTAATCAAATTATTAAGGAAGTAACTGGGGAGAAGGAAGTGATAACAACTTCACATTTTCCAGGTACGACTCTAGATATGATTGAGATTCCTTTTGATGATGATACCGCTCTAATCGACACACCAGGAATTATTAATCATCACCAAATGGCTCACTTTGTTGATAAACGAGATTTAAAGATCATTACACCTAAAAAGGAAATTAAGCCAAAAGTATTTCAATTAAGTGAAGGACAAACATTGTTTTTCGGCGGTTTGGCCAGATTTGATTATATAACGGGCGGCAAAAGGTCTTTTACGTGTTATGTATCAAATGAACTGAATATTCATCGTACAAAGTTAGAAAATGCCGATGATCTTTATGAAAAACATATTGGAGAAATGTTAGCACCCCCAAGAAGGGAACAATTAGCAGAATTCCCCTCTTTAGTTCGTCATGAATTTTCTATAAAAGAAGGAAAAACAGATATTGTTTTTTCTGGTTTAGGATGGGTGACCATTAATGAACCTGGGGCAATACTGGCTGCCTTTGCTCCAAAAGGGGTTAGTGTTTTTATACGAAAATCATTAATTTAAATATTGCTTTTCGTACGGAATTAGGTTTTATCTCGCCTTAACGGGCAGTAAAACCTCCACGATTTGGAAACAAAGAAGATGGGTGGAGGATCACTGCCTCTAAAGGTCCGATAAGTTTAACTAACATTCAGTGGGGGATGAAGAAAACCCACACTGGATGAAGTTTCACTTTATAAAAAAATTTAAAAAATGGGGGGATTCGGGAAATGAAACAATTATTTGGTGTAATCGGGGACCCTATAGCCCATTCTATGTCTCCTGCCATGCATAATGCTGCATTTAAAGAGGCTGGAATCGATGCGTATTATCATCCTTTCCATGTCAAGCCAGAAGATTTAGAAGAAGCGGTAAAAGGGATGAAAGCAATTGGAGTTCAAGGATTTAATGTGACGATCCCCCATAAAACTTCGATCATTCCTTTGCTTGACTCTATTGATCCTCTTGCGGAAGCGATAGGGGCTGTAAATACAGTAGTAAGAGTTGAGAACCGATGGGTAGGTTTTAATACCGATGGGGAAGGGTATGTACGAGCCTTAAAGGAACAATGCAAAGAGTATTTGCAAAATGAGCCTATTTTAATTATAGGAGCTGGAGGAGCAGCTCGAGGAATTTATTGCACATTAGCTGCTCATAAAGTAAAACAGATTGATCTTTGTAATCGTACGGTCGAAAAGGCACAAAAGCTTGCTAATGATTGTCCATATGAAACGGTGACAAACGTTATGAACTTACAAGAAGCAGAGAAAAGATTAAAAGATTATTCCATTATCATTCAGACGACTTCCATTGGAATGTCTCCTAAAACGGATGAATCACCATTAAAGATAGATGAACTTCAACCGAACACGATTGTATCAGATATTGTATATAATCCCATTCAAACAAAGTTCTTATTGAAAGCGAAACAACAAGGGGCGATTATTCAAAATGGAATGAAAATGTTCGTGTACCAAGGTGCATTAGCATTTGAAAAATGGACAGGCATCTTTCCCGACACTCACAAGATGGAACAACTAGTCTATCAACAATTAGGAGGTACTTATGTTAACAGGTAAACAAAAGCGTTTTTTACGTGCACAAGCTCATCATTTAGATCCTATTTTCCAAGTTGGAAAAGGGGGAGTGAATGATAATATGATTAAGCAAATAGCAGATGCCCTTGAGGCAAGAGAATTAATAAAAATAAGTGTTTTGCAAAATTGTGATGAGGATAAGAGAATCGTTGCAGACGAATTAAGTAAAGGGGCGAAGGCTGAGCTCGTCCAAATCATAGGAAACACCATTGTCTTATACAAAGAATCAAAGGAAAATAAGCAGTTCAATTTACCAAAATGAAGAAAAAAGTAGGAATTTTAGGTGGCACATTCAATCCTCCTCACATAGGACATTTAATGATCGCAAACGAAGTACTTCACGCATTAAATTTAGATGAAGTGAGATTTATGCCCAATCAAGAACCCCCCCATAAAGAAATTGCACAGGGGGTTACAAATGTCGATCGGATGAATATGGTAAAGCTGGCAATACAAGATCATGGTCAATTTTACATTGAACCCATTGAAATGGATCGAGGGGGAAAATCGTTTACATTTGAAACGATGAAACTTTTGAAGGAAAGAGAACCTAAAACCGAATTTTATTTTATCATCGGGGGAGATATGATCGAGTATTTGCCAAA is a window encoding:
- a CDS encoding sporulation histidine kinase inhibitor Sda, with amino-acid sequence MRKLSDELLIESYFKAKELKLSPEFIRLIETELDRRALAQKIKASS
- a CDS encoding YqeG family HAD IIIA-type phosphatase — translated: MLKKFLPNEHVKSILDIQPEVLIKKGIKAIITDLDNTLVEWDRADATPALIEWFEYMAKHGILITIVSNNNEGRVSSFSKPLNLPYIFRARKPLGKAFRKAVRDMGIKKEEAVVIGDQLLTDILGGNRSGFYTILVTPVAQTDGFWTRINRKVERGILNFFKRRGMIQWED
- the yqeH gene encoding ribosome biogenesis GTPase YqeH, with the protein product MCIGCGVEIQTTNKNGLGYAPPSSLQNEQIICQRCFRLKHYNEVQDVPLTDDDFLHILNTLGQTDSLIVKIVDIFDFNGSWLPGLHRFVGKNPILLIGNKVDLLPKSVKHTKLINWMKQEAKKLGLKPIDVMLVSASKGNFIKEALEAIESYRNGKDVYVVGCTNVGKSTFINQIIKEVTGEKEVITTSHFPGTTLDMIEIPFDDDTALIDTPGIINHHQMAHFVDKRDLKIITPKKEIKPKVFQLSEGQTLFFGGLARFDYITGGKRSFTCYVSNELNIHRTKLENADDLYEKHIGEMLAPPRREQLAEFPSLVRHEFSIKEGKTDIVFSGLGWVTINEPGAILAAFAPKGVSVFIRKSLI
- the aroE gene encoding shikimate dehydrogenase — encoded protein: MKQLFGVIGDPIAHSMSPAMHNAAFKEAGIDAYYHPFHVKPEDLEEAVKGMKAIGVQGFNVTIPHKTSIIPLLDSIDPLAEAIGAVNTVVRVENRWVGFNTDGEGYVRALKEQCKEYLQNEPILIIGAGGAARGIYCTLAAHKVKQIDLCNRTVEKAQKLANDCPYETVTNVMNLQEAEKRLKDYSIIIQTTSIGMSPKTDESPLKIDELQPNTIVSDIVYNPIQTKFLLKAKQQGAIIQNGMKMFVYQGALAFEKWTGIFPDTHKMEQLVYQQLGGTYVNR
- the yhbY gene encoding ribosome assembly RNA-binding protein YhbY, with translation MLTGKQKRFLRAQAHHLDPIFQVGKGGVNDNMIKQIADALEARELIKISVLQNCDEDKRIVADELSKGAKAELVQIIGNTIVLYKESKENKQFNLPK
- a CDS encoding nicotinate-nucleotide adenylyltransferase translates to MKKKVGILGGTFNPPHIGHLMIANEVLHALNLDEVRFMPNQEPPHKEIAQGVTNVDRMNMVKLAIQDHGQFYIEPIEMDRGGKSFTFETMKLLKEREPKTEFYFIIGGDMIEYLPKWYKIDKLLDLVTFVGVNRPEFSSITTFPVLLVDIPEIHLSSSLIRERIGKDYTVKYLLPEKVISYIKEKQLYGSKRSAKNR